A single window of Sphaerodactylus townsendi isolate TG3544 linkage group LG03, MPM_Stown_v2.3, whole genome shotgun sequence DNA harbors:
- the LOC125429823 gene encoding zinc finger protein 135-like gives MEKKTTGPKLGEVSQERGTIPHVQAGSIGEILQMRMGFPMNQPSKEGSLSLKQWDVRWQEFLRTVESSPSPWGIRHLSEKTSPWANAKAFLTSFEQVAEACQWPQEEWVTRLLPALSGETAQAFNRLDVQDRENYGKVKAAILRGDSLSREKQRQQFRGFCYQEAEGPRGAYIRLREMCHEWLRVENHSKEQIVEVLILEQLLSILSPEIQSQVRESGPESCCQAVDLAEEFLLRQKQVPLEEETGSVSEEGVAPSESEQRHALMGIKEEEEEEEEREAGLLAGIVGEIAGELQGASPKNTKEEDFEVNFRDSDGNRRKKGINTDEKSDKPICCQGEGFHEILIQEERPPKNRRNKGLCFHQTVHCSKKQNERIAFGKTFIQKMSVCQEQIHSRAKQYNCSECEMSFSHRTALTSHQRIHSGADQENVDEEELPGLLSGKAKNPEVKGNFRNLDGAKGHERSHLVEKKSQPTPCQGGDIYEVIHVAEEVYKCLECGMGFSDQTQYNIHLQKHSEKNIPKCLGSGKSLLGRSELFKHQRVHTAGKAYTCSSCGKNFSQKASLIHHQRIHSEEKPFIGSGSGKSLSDRKKGNVYFTKLNRTKTYKCFQCGKYFRYKSQLLVHQRVHTGEKPFECLECGKKFSQSGNLQQHQRTHTVEKPFECSECGKKFSMSLHLDQHLRTHTGEKRFECSVCGKKFSRCMHLEQHLRTHTGEKPFECSECGKQFSWSSNLQRHQRIHTGEKPFECSACGKKFSQSCHLQQHLMEMEDEDFGVED, from the exons ATGGAGAAAAAGACTACAGGCCCCAAATTAGGGGAAGTATCACAGGAAAGAGGAACCATCCCTCATGTCCAGGCTGGGAGTATTGGGGAAATCCTGCAAATGAGAATGGGATTTCCAATGAATCAGCCCTCAAAGGAGGGATCCCTTTCCCTCAAGCAGTGGGACGTTCGGTGGCAGGAATTCCTCAGGACGGTGGAGTCCTCTCCCTCTCCATGGGGAATCCGACATTTATCGGAGAAAACTTCCCCCTGGGCGAATGCCaaggccttcctgacctcctttgAACAAGTGGCCGAAGCCTGTCAGTGGCCCCAGGAAGAATGGGTGACCCGACTCCTGCCAGCCCTCAGTGGAGAAACTGCACAAGCCTTTAACAGGCTGGATGTCCAGGACAGAGAGAATTATGGGAAAGTGAAAGCAGCCATCTTGAGAGGGGATTCCCTGAGCCGGGAGAAACAGCGTCAGCAGTTCAGAGGTttctgctaccaggaggctgaGGGACCGCGGGGGGCTTACATTCGGCTTCGGGAAATGTGCCACGAGTGGCTGAGAGTGGAAAATCACAGCAAGGAGCAGATCGTGGAGGTCTTGATCCTAGAGCAGCTGCTGAGCATCCTTTCCCCAGAGATCCAGAGCCAAGTGAGAGAGAGTGGCcctgagagctgctgccaggcggtggatctgGCTGAGGAGTTCCTCTTGAGGCAGAAGCAG GTGCCCTTGGAAGAGGAGACTGGAAGTGTCTCTGAGGAAGGTGTAGCTCCATCTGAGAGTGAGCAGAGGCATGCCTTAATGggcatcaaagaagaagaagaagaagaagaagaaagagaggctGGCCTGCTGG CAGGAATTGTAGGGGAAATAGCTGGGGAATTACAAGGAGCATCaccaaaaaacactaaagagGAAGACTTTGAAGTAAACTTTCGGGATTCAGATGGAaacaggaggaagaagggaatcAACACAGATGAAAAGAGTGATAAGCCCATTTGTTGCCAGGGGGAAGGCTTCCATGAAATCCTCATCCAAGAAGAAAGGCCACCTAAAAACAGAAGGAACAAAGGCCTCTGTTTTCACCAGACAgtccattgcagcaagaagcAAAATGAAAGGATAGCTTTTGGAAAGACCTTTATTCAAAAAATGAGTGTTTGCCAGGAACAAATTCATTCGAGAGCAAAACAATATAATTGCTCAGAGTGTGAAATGAGCTTCAGtcatcgaacagccctgacttcgcatcaaagaattcactcaG GGGCTGATCAGGAGAATGTGGATGAAGAGGAACTGCCTGGGTTACTGTCGGGCAAAGCCAAGAATCCGGAGGTGAAAGGAAACTTTAGGAATCTAGACGGAGCAAAGGGACATGAAAGAAGCCACCTGGTTGAAAAGAAGAGTCAACCCACTCCTTGCCAAGGAGGGGATATCTATGAAGTAATTCACGTGGCGGAAGAGGTGTACAAATGCTTGGAGTGCGGAATGGGCTTCTCAGATCAAACCCAATATAATATCCATTTGCAAAAGCATAGTGAAAAGAACATCCCTAAATGTTTGGGGTCTGGAAAGAGTTTACTAGGCAGATCAGAACTTTTTAAACATCAAAGAGTCCACACAGCAGGGAAAGCGTATACCTGCTCATCGTGTGGCAAGAACTTTTCACAGAAAGCAAGCCTTATTCATcaccaaagaattcattcagaagAGAAGCCATTTATTGGCTCAGGGAGTGGAAAGAGTTTATCTGATAGAAAAAAGGGCAATGTATATTTTACAAAGCTTAATCGAACAAAAACATATAAATGCTTTCAGTGTGGAAAGTACTTCAGATACAAATCTCAGCTCCTTGTGCACCAAAGagtccacacaggggaaaaaccttttgaatgtttggagtgtggaaagaaatttagtcagagtggcaatcttcaacagcatcaaagaacccacacagtagagaaaccttttgaatgctcagagtgtggaaagaaattcagtatgAGTTTGCATCTTGACCAGCAtctaagaactcacacaggagagaaacgttttgaatgctcagtgtgtggaaagaaattTAGTAGATGTATGCATCTTGAACAGCATTTAAGaacccatacaggggagaaacctttcgagtgctctgagtgtggaaagcAATTCAGTTGGAGTAGCAATCTTCAGcggcatcaaagaatccacacaggggagaaaccttttgaatgctcagcatgtggaaagaaattcagtcagagttgccatcttcaacagcatctaa